The sequence TCTGGGTGTCGACCCCGGCGGTGCGCAGCATCGCGCGGACCTTGCCCCGGTCCGCCGCCAGTGTCACCAGCACGTCGGCGCCCTCGGCCCCGGCCCTGGCCGTCCGGCCGCCACGGTGCTGGTAGGTCTTGGAGTCCTCCGGCGGGCCCATGTGCACGACGAGCCGCACGTCGTCGACGTGGATGCCGCGGGCGGCGACATCGGTGGCGACCAGCACCCGGCGGGTGCCGTCGGCGAAGCCGGCCAGCGCCCGGGTGCGGGCGCCCTGCGGCAGGCCGCCGTGCAGCGGCTCGGCCGGCACGCCGGCCTTCGTCAGGTCGGCGGCGACGTGGTCGGCGTCCCGCTGGGTCCGGACGAACACCAGCGTGCGGCCCTGGCCACCCGTCAGGGCGGTGACGACCTCGAGCTGGCTGTACCGGTCGGACGCCTCCAGGGCGTGCCGGCGCAGCGTCGTGACCTGGCTGTTCTCCGAGTCGACCGCGACGAGCACCGGCTCGGGCAGGTACTCCCGGACCAGCACCTCGACCTCGCGGTCCAGGGTGGCGCTGAACATCAGCCGCTGGGCCGCGGGTGAGGTCGCGTCGAGGATCGACCGGACGGCCGGCAGGAAGCCGAGGTCGCACATGTAGTCGGCCTCGTCGAGGACGGTGACCTCGACCTCGTCGAGCTGGCAGGCACCCCGCTCGACGAGGTCGAGCAGCCGCCCGGGCGTGGCGACGACGATGTGCACGCCCCGGCGCATCATCGAGATCTGCCGGGAGATGGACGTGCCGCCGTACACGGGCCGCAGCCACAGGCCGACGGACCGGGACAGCGGGTCGAGCGCGTCGCTCACCTGCTGGGCGAGCTCACGGGTCGGCACGAGGATGAGCCCGCGTGGGCGCAGCGGCGTCGCCGGGCCGCGCCCGGCCAGCCGGGCCAGCATCGGCAGGCCGAAGCCGAGCGTCTTGCCGGAGCCGGTCTTGGCCCGGCCGAGCACGTTCTCCCCGGCGAGCACGTCGGGCAGGGTCGCCGCCTGGACCGGGAAGGGCGTGCTGATGCCGCGTTCGGCGAGCGCCCGGACGAGCCGGGCCGGCAGGCCGGCGGCCTCGAACGACTCGACCGGCGGCCGAGGCTCACGGGTGGGCAGCGCCGGACGGGCCGGTGCCGGCCGCCGGCCGAGGCTGCTGCCGCGGCGTGAGCCGCCGGAACGGCCACCGCCGTAGCCGCCATGGCCGGCGCCCGAACGGGTGCGCCCGCTGCCGCGCGC is a genomic window of Pseudofrankia inefficax containing:
- a CDS encoding DEAD/DEAH box helicase, which translates into the protein MPDVLAGENVLGRAKTGSGKTLGFGLPMLARLAGRGPATPLRPRGLILVPTRELAQQVSDALDPLSRSVGLWLRPVYGGTSISRQISMMRRGVHIVVATPGRLLDLVERGACQLDEVEVTVLDEADYMCDLGFLPAVRSILDATSPAAQRLMFSATLDREVEVLVREYLPEPVLVAVDSENSQVTTLRRHALEASDRYSQLEVVTALTGGQGRTLVFVRTQRDADHVAADLTKAGVPAEPLHGGLPQGARTRALAGFADGTRRVLVATDVAARGIHVDDVRLVVHMGPPEDSKTYQHRGGRTARAGAEGADVLVTLAADRGKVRAMLRTAGVDTQITPVGPSDPLVAEIAGPPAPRVEPGSIPAPRPAADRQGGRFGGPAREGSRYGERGGFGNRGAGGGRTSRDGRGAPRRGPQVDRPRHTD